TACGGTAACCCCGGAAGAGTGGTTGGAAATAGAGCCAAAATTTCGTCCCGTTGAAATAACCACTTTGACAAGATTTTTATTTAACTGTTCAACAGTGCAGGCAGAACAATTGTAATCAACAAGGACGTTAATCAAGCTGGGCATCCCTTCTGCATTTGAATCAGGACATTTTTTCAGAAAAGATTTTCGGGCGTCCCTGGTGTCGGATAGTTTCTTTTTTTTGATGCTGAAAAAATAATTTAAAGCAGGATCACACTCGTCCGGCCTGTCGCCCGAAGACAAGCATAAGATGGATTCACAAGCCAATTTCTGTTCATCTGTTAATTCATCATCTGCCCATGACAGAGATGTTTCACCTAAAAAAAGTATCCAAAAAAGAAAAATCGTAATGGTTGCTGCAAACTTTTTCATTTTAAAATCCTTAATTTTTGTGTTTCCGATTGAAATCCATAATCGTTTCCTATTTCGGCGATATCCTCTATTTTTCGGCCTTCTTTGGTTCGTTTGATAAAAATCACCAGATCAACCGCCTCCTGGATTAAATCATCCATGGGATTTGGCACCACTTCGGCAATCAGCTGCTGCAGCCGGACCAGTCCCCCGGCACAGGAATTGGCATGGACGGTGCACACCCCACCCGGGTGACCGGTATTCCACGCCTTTAACAGGTCAAGGGCTTCACCGCCCCTTACTTCACCAACAACGATTCTGTCCGGGCGAAGCCTCATGGTGGCTTTGAGAAGATGCTGCATATTGGTGTTCCGGTTTGTGCGCAGCATCACCTTATTTTTTGACAGGCATTGCAGTTCGCTGGTGTCTTCGATAATGACAAGCCGTTCATCACCGGCAATATTTGCCAATTCTGCCAGAATCGCATTGGTCAGGGTGGTTTTGCCGGAACCCGTTCCGCCCACCACCAGGATGTTTTTCTTGTTTGCAATGGCATCGCAGATAATTTGCTGCTGATCCGGTGACATGATCCCGGAATGGACATAATTATCCAGGGTAAATATATTGATCGCCTTTTTGCGTATCGTGAAGGTGGGATTGGCCACAACCGGAGGGAACAACCCTTCAAACCGGCTGCCGTCCAGGGGCAGCTCGCCTTCAACAACGGGAGAATCCTTTGTAACGACGGCGCCGAGCATGGACGCAACCTGGCTCAGTATTCCGGAGGCGGATGATGCAGGAATGGCGGACACTTCCACCATTCCCTTGTCAAACGTATCGAGCCATAGCTTACCGTCAGGGTTGAGCATGACTTCAATCACGTTATCATCATCCAGGGCCTGGGTAACAATGGGGCCTAAATTATGCTTCAAACTGTCCAAAACAACGCTCATTTCTATTCCTTTCCTAAAAAACAAAAAGAGGTGTGATCGTATCAACTATTGAAGATTGAGGTACAAACCCGAGATACCGGCTATCCAACGAGTATTTGGTGTCGCCGATTACAACGAATTGCGCAGAAGGCACGATGCCTGTTTTTGGGAAAAAAGGCGTAATCGCCCGGCCTTTACTATCTGTATGCGAGGCTGGGGGCAATCGGTATGCCTGCCCTGGTAAGGCAGCCACACGTTTCATCAAAGGTGTATTTTTAACGTACTTTGATACAAGAGCCTGTTGTGAATCAGTTGGATGAAAGACCACATAAGAGCCTTTGGCAATTGCCCGGGAGGTTTTTAAATATAAACCTCGGGGCAGACTTGAGGAGACATTGATATAACAGTATTGAGATACAAAAAAACAGACCGCGAACAAAAGACTGCAGGGCAGCAAGATTTTATATTTCATTATTTGATACCTCTTTGAGCTTGGAAAGATCTATGCGATCGGGCGGCGGGGTTTTAACCCGCTTTTGAAAGACAGGATCTAAGAAATAGAGTATCTGCTGACCGTATACCGTGTTGTACCCGGCAACAAATATCAGCATATCACCGGGGGTTTTGATACCCCCTTTTTCGTCTTTGACCGGGCCTTTCAGCCTCATGCATTCATCCGGTGTGAGCAGCGGTCTTGCCACTTCGCTAATGGATACTGAGGCATTGCCCATGCCGCCTAACCGTTTGCCGGAAACACTGGTCTTTTTATCCACAACAGTGGTTTTGCCGGTCATATCCGACAACAGCTTCGCGGTTTCTATCTTGTTGGGTGCATATGCAATCCTGACATGGCAGTTTGATGTAATTGATTCGTCCCGGGTATAGGCCTCCTGCAATTGGGATAGATCCTGGACGATGATATAAGCCTTCACGCCGTAACCGGCCATAAACGCCAGGGCCTTTTGCATGATTTCCAATTTGCCCAGGCTGGTGAATTCGTCCAGCATGAGCAAGAGCCTGTGTTTATAACCCACTACGGCTTGCCCGTTTTTAAACTCCATTTTCTGGGTGAATTTTCTTAACGCCAAATTAAAAAACACGCGCAGCAGCGGCCTTAACCGGTCAAGGTTGGCAGGGGATACAACCAGGTATAAATCAACAGGGTTTTGCGAATTCATGATATCTGAAATGAAAAAATCAGACTCAGAGGTGTTTTTTGCGACAATGGGATCACGGTACAATGAAAGGTTGGTGACAGCAGTGGATACAACCCCGGACAACTCACGGTCGGCTTTGATCACAGCTTCACCGGCATAACTGTCAATGGTTGATTGTATGTTGTCTGCCAGATCCGTATCCATGTCCGGATACCGTTTTTTCAGGATTTGTGCGTGTTCTTTGTCTATCATGGCATAAAGCAGGTTTTTGACATCCCCCTCATTGTCGCTCTTTGTAATTTCGGCCACGACATCGGCAAGGGTGGCATCCTGCTTTGATACAATGACATGCAAAATTAATCCGGTCAGCAAGGCATACCCGGCCTGGGTGAAATAATCTTTCATGCCCTTGCCGTCTGGATCACAGATCATCTGTGCAATATTCTGGGCATCAGCAATGGCATGATTCGTATTAATCCGCACTTCTGCCAAAGGATTCCATTTAGCAAAAGAGAATGTTTCATCGGCAGGGTCAAACTTGAGAATTTTATGATGTAATTCTTTGGCCCTGTACCCTGATGTCAACGCGTAATTTTCGCCCTTAATGTCCAGGGTTACGCTTGAGCCCGGCCAGGCAAGCAATGATGGTATCACCAGGCCCACACCTTTACCGGATCGGGTTGGCGCAAATGCTAAAATATGCTCAGGGCCGTTATGGATCAGATATTTGGTGCCCCGGGCCAACGGGAAGCCGCCGACATATACACCTTCTTTGGCGTCAAGCCCCATGGCAGGCAACTCTTTTTTCTTTGCCCAGGTTGCGGTGCCGTGCAGATTTAAGTTGCCTTTCGGCTTTTTCCTGAGAATCAGGAAAAAGCCGAAAGCCGTACTGAGGACAAAGACTCCAAAG
This window of the uncultured Desulfobacter sp. genome carries:
- a CDS encoding S26 family signal peptidase is translated as MKYKILLPCSLLFAVCFFVSQYCYINVSSSLPRGLYLKTSRAIAKGSYVVFHPTDSQQALVSKYVKNTPLMKRVAALPGQAYRLPPASHTDSKGRAITPFFPKTGIVPSAQFVVIGDTKYSLDSRYLGFVPQSSIVDTITPLFVF
- a CDS encoding TrbM/KikA/MpfK family conjugal transfer protein, producing the protein MKKFAATITIFLFWILFLGETSLSWADDELTDEQKLACESILCLSSGDRPDECDPALNYFFSIKKKKLSDTRDARKSFLKKCPDSNAEGMPSLINVLVDYNCSACTVEQLNKNLVKVVISTGRNFGSISNHSSGVTVMAVDPELPAYCLKYYAAINSNQYTAYSQYSQSQPVYIGSNIGRKVKDDDGNEYYVIYAKSRNEQAQIAEAISQNRWEWAN
- the trbB gene encoding P-type conjugative transfer ATPase TrbB, whose amino-acid sequence is MSVVLDSLKHNLGPIVTQALDDDNVIEVMLNPDGKLWLDTFDKGMVEVSAIPASSASGILSQVASMLGAVVTKDSPVVEGELPLDGSRFEGLFPPVVANPTFTIRKKAINIFTLDNYVHSGIMSPDQQQIICDAIANKKNILVVGGTGSGKTTLTNAILAELANIAGDERLVIIEDTSELQCLSKNKVMLRTNRNTNMQHLLKATMRLRPDRIVVGEVRGGEALDLLKAWNTGHPGGVCTVHANSCAGGLVRLQQLIAEVVPNPMDDLIQEAVDLVIFIKRTKEGRKIEDIAEIGNDYGFQSETQKLRILK
- a CDS encoding type IV secretory system conjugative DNA transfer family protein codes for the protein MKKQEYGLKQAKAKKSRYPLLFPVCFLLWGFAFMSYSTQTVARALRYHPDLGKPVFDTYYLPWKVFEWNKYIIDTPVGNRVDLIFGVFVLSTAFGFFLILRKKPKGNLNLHGTATWAKKKELPAMGLDAKEGVYVGGFPLARGTKYLIHNGPEHILAFAPTRSGKGVGLVIPSLLAWPGSSVTLDIKGENYALTSGYRAKELHHKILKFDPADETFSFAKWNPLAEVRINTNHAIADAQNIAQMICDPDGKGMKDYFTQAGYALLTGLILHVIVSKQDATLADVVAEITKSDNEGDVKNLLYAMIDKEHAQILKKRYPDMDTDLADNIQSTIDSYAGEAVIKADRELSGVVSTAVTNLSLYRDPIVAKNTSESDFFISDIMNSQNPVDLYLVVSPANLDRLRPLLRVFFNLALRKFTQKMEFKNGQAVVGYKHRLLLMLDEFTSLGKLEIMQKALAFMAGYGVKAYIIVQDLSQLQEAYTRDESITSNCHVRIAYAPNKIETAKLLSDMTGKTTVVDKKTSVSGKRLGGMGNASVSISEVARPLLTPDECMRLKGPVKDEKGGIKTPGDMLIFVAGYNTVYGQQILYFLDPVFQKRVKTPPPDRIDLSKLKEVSNNEI